CCCATAATACACTGCGTTTGACAACAATTACTGCTCAGATAAAATAAGGATTTACTGCAGTTTTACAAGATTTAGGCAATCACTCAGTTATAATCTTAATCGTAACTGAATAACTGAAGTGAAAACAAGTCACAAAAAGGAATTGAAAGTGAGAGCTGACCTGCAGAGGCTCCGGCTGAAGTCTCAGCAGTAGCTGACTGGATGGAGCCagctgcacacgcacacacagaaacaaatgcacacaagtTCACTATGAGAAAGAATTGATACTGGGATGACATTTAGTGATCACTGGCTGCGCTGCTATGCAcatgtgtacacatttaagAAAGGTTTGACATGTGTTCTACACCAACATGATCTCTGATGCATTGCACGTACGTTTTTCTGCTGCATCGCCCACGATGATCTTCCCGCCCCTCTTGCTGGTCTTTTCCACAGACAGAGCTGTGCTTAGACCCTGCTCGTGCTTCCCCAGGCCCTGGCCTTCTCTGAAACCATACTTCTGCATGATCTTGTGGGCCACTGTTCCTCTGAGGGGCAACGCAGACAAGGTTATGGAAGTCAAAGGTACCAGTGAGTGAACTGTAATCAGTGAAGATGAAACCAAGGTCTCACTCACCCCATGTTGGCCAAAAAGGAGCTGGTTGGTGCAGGTGGAGAGCGAGGCCGGTCTGAGTCGTCATACATGGGTGGAGGGATGGCAGCCTTAGACCCTCGAGCAGGACGGCTCTCATCATCATAGGagaaggatgatgatgatgatcctaCAGAGGGAAATCCAACActggttttctttcttttttttcctagtATTTTTATTGggtttcatatatatttttacatataTTCTTCTCAAGGTACATACAacccaaacacaaaaacacacagaaatacacagaaactaTATGTAAATTAggtatacaaaaaaattacaatgtgTTTCAAGTTGGTCGGTACAACCAATTAATATCCTTTTACACAAAACTGACAAACTTTAGTCTTCCAAAGATTACATATTATTGACTAAGGACAGAAAAGGGCCCCAAGTCTCATTAAAATTGTCTTGTACTTAACTTCATTATCTCTAAGTGATTGAAGAACATTAGATCTTTCAACCAAGACAAAGAAGGTGGAGGTTTTCAATCCTTCCAATGAATTACGCAAAAGCATTAACATTCCTCTCCCTggtagaaaaacaaacatcGTCTTCAGGTACACCAGACACAGAGATTAGAGAGCTGGGAACCAACACTTGTTTTCTGTtggaaattcaatttaaaaccAACCAATAAACCAAGGAGCTGTTAGTGTGCAGAAACCTGTTGTTAGTGCTTTGCTGCCCTCTGCTGGACTATCACTGCACATGAAATACTTTCCTATTGCCACtgtacaggtgctggtcataaaattagaatatcatgaaaaagttgatttatttgagtaattccattcaaaaagagAAACATGTATACTATagtcattcattacacacagactgatatatttcaaatgcttatttcttttaatgttgattataactgacaactaatgaaaatcccaaattcagtatctcagaaaattagaatattacttaagacagatacaaaaaagaaaaaaattctagaaatgttggccaactgaaaaatatgaacatgaaaagtatgagcaatacttagttggggctccttttgcctgaattactgcagcaatgcagcgtggcatggagtccatcagtctgtggcactgctcaggtgttatgagggcccaggttgctctgatagtggccttcagctcttctgcattgttgggtctggcgtctcacatcttcctcttcatAATACCCCAAatattttctatggggttatGGTCAGGcgagtttgctggccaatcaagaacaaggataccatggtccttaaaccaggtactggaagctttggcactgtgtgcaggtgccaaaTCCTGTtagaaaatgaaatctgcatctccataaagttggtcagcagcaggaagcatgaagtgctctaaaacttcctggtagatggctgcgttgaccttggacctaagaAAACACACTGGCACATAACATGGCACCTCAAACCATCACTGattgtggaaactttacactcgaTCTCAAGCAATGCAgattctgtgcctctcctctcttcctccagactctggtaccttgatttccaaaggacatgaaaaatttactttcatcagaaaacataactttggaccactcaagcagcagtccagtcctttttgtctttagcccaggcgAGACGCTTCTGATgctgtctcttgttcaagagtggcttgacactggggcggtgtttagctcagtgggtagagcgcccgcctcatgtacagaggctatagttcctcacctgcagcgggtccaggttcgattcccggcctgggaccctttcctgcgtgtcattccctgctctctctgacccctttcctgtcaagcaactgtcatataaaggccactagagccaaaaaaatcctttaaaaaaaaaaaaaaaaaaaagaaaaaagagtggcttgacacaaggaatgcGGCAGCTAAAACCCATGTCTTGCATACGTCTGTgggtggtggttcttgaagctctgactccagctgcagtccactcTTTGAAAATCTCCCCCTcatttttgaatgggttttgtttcacaatcctctccagggcgcggttatccctattgcttgtacacttttttctaccacatctaTTCCTTCCCTTTGCCTCTCTAGTAATGGGCTTGGACACAAATCTCTGTGGGCGCTGACAAATGGCTGCtctggtgtgttgatgtgtatctttcgctgcaactaccaagtcaaattcctggtattgttctaaactgtacctggccaataaagctgattctgattctgaccaGCCAGCCTTTTTAGCGATGACCTTTTGGGTCTTGCCCTCCTCGTGCAATGAGGaggacaactgtcaggtcagcagtcttacccatgattgtgtagcctacagaactagactggagaccatttaaaggcctttgcagggCACCAGGTGTGttcaatattgaacctctccacaatattctatttttctgagatactcaatttggggttttcattagttgtcagttataatcatcaacattaaaataaataaacgcttCAAATATGTCGGCCcatgtgaaatgaatgtatatattatacaagtttcactttttgaatggaaatactgaaataaatcaactttttcatgatattctaatttcaTGACCAGCACCTGCAGTATTCCTTCAGAATCCGAAatcaacatacagtatttgagtttttttaaagtaaccataACACAATGGCTATCTAAACTCGTACCTTGTgccaaaactaaaaaatgttttacaacaTGTAACAGATCttcaaccaaattaaaaaaatattttcaaataaaaattttaGCGGTTTATACTGTCAAACTTTGCTTATGGGTGtcattaatcaatttttttcaggaTTCTGCTAAGTTGTCTAAAATGCTGGTCTGATGCCGATGGTGCTTTGATGTAATTTACTGACTGTTTGGCTGACCATTGCTTCCATTGCTGCCAGTGCAGCACATCTTTGATATATGCGTCTGGGAGAACTTTTGCTGATGCAGCATTTCTCCCTTGTCCTTGTGTCTTGTTGCTGAGCTCAGGCTTGTAATGGTGTATGAACTGTAACATCAAACAGTCTTCACAACCTCAACTTGGCATCCAAAACTGGCCTGTTACTACATTGCCTTGAAGCATCACATACAGTTGTGTGTCTTAGTCAATGACTTTTCCAACCTACATGTGGAAGTGATGATCATTAGCCCAGTTTTAATCAATCaacataataaatgttttaaaatatggaTGTAATTAATCCAGATTTGGAAATCCAATTTTCCACCATCCAGGATGGCGCCGCATACAACATAATACTTGGCTACCAACTCTGGCTACAAGGcacaatgttgtatttttttttaaaatatatatcaatatacagtGAATGACTGGGGAAAAAcagttttgtttagtttgttattatagaatgtttttttgaggtcaaaaacatttatatttgattcTTTCTTTATTATAATACATCCCTGTAATGGGTAAACAAGTCTAGTGCAAAATAGGGATAAGTGTATTTACACTGATTGATGCaaatgttttgtttcacaaagCTTTACAACATTTTTCTACTGAATGCAATAAAATTCTATCCTAAAAGTTATCAGTTTTGACTAAAGAGATTTAAATCCTAATGAAaagttttaaatacaaaattaagttttcatttagatttaaaaaatgcattagaTTATGTGACCTGATCCAAATCTAAATCCAGATTGGATCCAAGAACCAAATGAAATCTGATCAGATTACTTTTGAAAAAGTGGCCCTAAGAGCACCAAGTGTGATCTGCTGTATAATCAGACCTACCGTCTTTGTCCATAAGAGATGAAGGAGGAGCGATGGCGGCTCCGCCCAAACCTGCCACAGAAGCAGGAGAAACATGAGGTCAGAAGAACGCAACGTggaaaatcacatttatttggGAGGGGTTGACCTTTAAAGTGTGAGTTCAGGCTTGTAAAAAGTGCTTTGTGTTTATATACATCCTTAATGCTTGAAGTGACTATGGTTATTAGGTCACCAGTCCATTATTAGTTATACTGAGATATGCATGTAGCATCATTTCCTCTGTGATTCAAGGGTTAAACGTGTCTTTGAGTGGCACTCACTTCGTTTTCTTCGCTCTTTCTCGTACTCCTCATCTTCATCGGAGTCGCCCTCGGCTGCTGGAAACCGGGAGAAGCCACTTGGAGCTCCGCCTTCATGCCTGTCTTTCCTCTTCCTGCAATGACACAGACGTAAGAACTAGAGCTGGAACAACGCGTTGACGACGTCAAAATTCTTAGTTTAATTTTTTGCGTTTATTCGCCATCCCAAACATATACTATAGGTTGTCCCACGCCAGTCCAGTGGAAGCGGTAATTCCCCGGAAATCTAACCACTAAGTTGCCCAATGTTTAGGATGAAGAAGCAGTCCAATCAACAATAATTGCGTCTACACCAGCATTGAGAGCAGCGCGAGTACCAAGGAGCAACACATTGCAAAGAAATCCGGAAAACGGTCTTCAAAAATGTGGgagtttttcattcttcaacCTTCTAGTGATGTTGTAATTTGCAGACTATGCAAAAACTGTTTAACTTAGAGGTTGTTCCGTGGGTCCACGTGTTGTGTCGCACTtgtatttaacgagcagctggctagaggtttggtgtgtgtgtgtgtctgtctctgtctctctctctctgctgcgCTGAGAagaagtttttaactttgagaagcagtttactacatgtttgaatatttactcttgttaatgttgatgcaatttagaacagaaacttgaacagtttgttgcttaatgtgcCTCTGAAattttcctctgctaatttatgttatggggttgtgttggaatggcctattattcatggtttctttttgtgtttaatactaaaattatatatatttatactcaataatcctgttaataaaatatatcttcaacttatttgtcaaagctattttcaggacaaggacaaacagttctctttcatattatttcatgagatgtctcactctattttttttacttattcttgttctacatcccctgtttttattatttgttaaatattttttacttgatgttgttctacctcacctttgttaatttcaataaatgttcctttttttaattgagacttgtaccatttgttatcattattGTGTAATCTTCATGATTTAATTGAGGGagaaaaagtagtatcggctccaaatatcggctcaagtaAATCGTCAGTCCGtgtcggtcatcggctaaggctgagcATTGATCAAGTATTGTTAAATAATCGTTACCTGAAAcattaattgttaaattaataaaaaataataatcgttAATTAGTCGATTCAtcaggaaaaaataattgctagattaattgtttgaaaaaacaatcatttgGGACAGCTCTAGTATGAACCTAGTGAGGTGAACAGGTTTCACGTAGGTGTTGCCTTACTTTTCCCTCTCCTCGATCTCTTTCTGCCGCTCCTGCTCCCTCTGACGCTGCCGCTCCTCTCTGTGGCGCTTCATCACCTTCTCGTAATCATTTGGGAACATGGGGTCGTACTCGTCTGCCAGAGGAATCAGCACATCACTGGAGGAGTAACCGCTGGGCACTGGGTCCTGTAGCCGACAGTAGCACAGGAAGATATTTACAGCATCCCAATATTTGCACCAGAATGACATCGCCACAGACCTTTAGTCCTGCTGCAGCGTGTGGGGGCGTGTCAATGATCTGCCGCTCATCTGCTGAACCGCCTCTTTTCAGATCAATGACAGGTGCCAGGACAGTGGTCTGCTTCATGCGCTGGGTCTAAGTGGCATCAGTAGTGAATGAAAACAACTTTTGGACAAAATACACATATAGTTTCAAGAAATGTTAGCTATGTAGTTAAACCACTAAAAATTGAaccgttttaaaaaaaaaaatcttgtgtAATGGACTAGTcaataagaaaatattagtgTAGTCAACAAGAATACTAATCAGTTGGAGACATCCCTTATGGTTATTGTCCAATGATGATTTCAGTAGTGTACAATACTTTTAGGAAGGATTAGATTTATCCACCCAATAAAGAGAACACAAAGGATCCACACACTTAAAATTTAAGTGGGATTAGCTCAGTGAGTTTCTACCAGAAGCCTTAGAAAAtatcttactttatttaaaaaaatattctatcTGGAGTTGTAGGCTGCTTTACTTTGACTGATGAGTCTTTATTCATCATACCACCATAACAAATGATCCAGGTTACAACACAACCTCAGAGAGCGgttggattgtgtgtgtgttttttttgttatcattttatttctacttttttaaattttcttttgttttcctttatttCCTCTTTGTTTGACCATGTTCTGGTTATTGGATGGT
This genomic window from Gouania willdenowi chromosome 6, fGouWil2.1, whole genome shotgun sequence contains:
- the rbm17 gene encoding splicing factor 45, with the protein product MSLYDDLGVGASDTKTEGWSKNFKLLQSQLKVKKAALTQAKTQRMKQTTVLAPVIDLKRGGSADERQIIDTPPHAAAGLKDPVPSGYSSSDVLIPLADEYDPMFPNDYEKVMKRHREERQRQREQERQKEIEEREKKRKDRHEGGAPSGFSRFPAAEGDSDEDEEYEKERRKRSLGGAAIAPPSSLMDKDGSSSSFSYDDESRPARGSKAAIPPPMYDDSDRPRSPPAPTSSFLANMGGTVAHKIMQKYGFREGQGLGKHEQGLSTALSVEKTSKRGGKIIVGDAAEKPGSIQSATAETSAGASAADSKKSEMNPLTEILKNPTKVVLLRNMVGRGEVDEDLEGETKEECEKYGKVTKCVIFEIAEVLDDEAVRIFLEFERVESAIKAVVDLNGRYFGGRIVKACFYNLDKFRVLDLGEQV